The following proteins come from a genomic window of Calditrichota bacterium:
- a CDS encoding DUF4926 domain-containing protein, translating into MKYELFKEVSLAKDMPEKGLKKGDVATIVEYHPGDNSPDGYTLEVFNVFGDTIAIVTVSEDDIEPLKENEIFTARTLEIL; encoded by the coding sequence ATGAAATACGAATTATTCAAAGAAGTATCTTTGGCAAAAGATATGCCCGAAAAGGGATTGAAAAAAGGAGATGTGGCAACTATTGTTGAGTATCATCCGGGAGATAACTCCCCGGATGGGTACACGTTAGAGGTATTCAATGTGTTCGGCGATACCATTGCCATCGTCACAGTATCGGAAGACGATATTGAACCATTAAAAGAAAATGAAATTTTCACAGCTCGAACTTTGGAAATTCTATGA
- a CDS encoding extracellular solute-binding protein encodes MKTLKIGIIFICFILILQLIHCAGDRERTIIVWHSMRPLGTKILQRQLDKFAQTHHNWIFRQLFYEPETARSNYIISAMGGSGPSLFWGASDNIGPFVELRVIQPLENYFTQTFLDSFIQKPIPANTYFQGHLYQIADRVGNHLCLVYNKKLIPQPPKSIAELRRLGKNLLQDKNGDGKPDMYALAWNYTEPYFAVPFIAGFGGRILDDQNKPTLDTEATVKAAQLIYDLAHKDKIIPIECDYEIANALFLDGYAAMIINGPWSWGTYINNGIDIGVTRIPKIDETGLWPAPMVSPLGYSVNVNLSGEKLKVTLELLKFLTSAEEELEFTRAMGTIPTRIDAISDTAVTKNELIQSSIYQMEVGQIMPVVTELRWIWDAMRPAYQSIFTGRLTPKQAARQMQQLAEKLIRENR; translated from the coding sequence ATGAAAACTCTTAAGATTGGTATCATTTTCATTTGTTTCATACTAATTTTGCAATTGATTCATTGCGCTGGAGACCGCGAGCGCACGATCATCGTCTGGCATTCGATGCGTCCACTGGGGACAAAAATTTTGCAGCGCCAGTTGGACAAATTTGCCCAAACTCATCATAACTGGATTTTCCGCCAGCTTTTTTATGAACCGGAAACAGCCCGCTCCAATTACATCATTTCTGCCATGGGCGGCAGCGGCCCCTCTCTTTTCTGGGGCGCCAGCGACAATATAGGCCCTTTCGTTGAACTGCGCGTCATCCAGCCGTTGGAAAATTATTTCACGCAAACATTTTTGGACAGCTTCATTCAAAAACCTATTCCGGCAAATACTTACTTTCAGGGACATTTGTACCAAATCGCCGACCGCGTGGGTAATCATTTATGTTTGGTTTACAATAAAAAATTGATCCCACAACCTCCCAAATCAATTGCAGAGCTGCGTCGATTGGGAAAAAATCTGTTGCAGGACAAAAACGGTGACGGGAAACCCGACATGTACGCCCTTGCCTGGAATTACACCGAGCCCTATTTTGCCGTGCCGTTCATCGCCGGATTTGGAGGACGAATTCTGGATGACCAAAACAAGCCGACACTGGATACCGAAGCCACGGTGAAAGCGGCGCAATTGATTTACGATTTGGCCCACAAAGACAAAATTATTCCTATTGAATGCGATTACGAAATTGCCAACGCCCTTTTTCTCGACGGCTACGCCGCAATGATCATTAACGGCCCCTGGTCCTGGGGCACTTACATCAACAACGGCATCGATATTGGCGTAACGCGGATTCCCAAAATCGACGAGACCGGACTTTGGCCCGCGCCCATGGTTTCTCCGCTGGGTTACTCTGTCAATGTGAATCTGTCCGGAGAAAAATTGAAAGTAACGCTGGAATTGCTCAAATTTTTGACTTCCGCAGAAGAGGAATTGGAATTCACGCGCGCCATGGGAACAATTCCCACGCGCATCGATGCCATCAGCGACACCGCTGTCACGAAAAACGAACTGATTCAGAGCTCAATTTATCAAATGGAAGTCGGACAAATCATGCCCGTGGTCACCGAATTGCGCTGGATTTGGGACGCCATGCGGCCTGCTTACCAGTCTATTTTTACCGGCAGATTGACGCCAAAACAAGCAGCGCGCCAAATGCAGCAATTAGCGGAAAAATTAATCAGGGAGAATCGATAG
- a CDS encoding sugar ABC transporter permease: protein MASGVGNIRNNRLAYLYTMPAFIVMGIVVIYPFLYNIVLSFSNMNLTHFYDWRLTGPQNYVKVFQERTFWYFFFKTILWTVINVFFHVTIGVFLALILNKDLKAKSFFRTLLILPWAVPQYITALTWRGMFNSEYGAISLIIHKIFGVQIPWLTTEWGAFTACVVTNVWLGFPFMMVIALGGLQSIPDELYEAAEIDGASWRHKLKNITIPLLKPVMIPAITLGIIWTFNNFNIVWLVSNGGEPADTTHILVSWVYKSGFRYFRMGYAAAFSMIIFLILLIFSWNFIKKSKATETVY from the coding sequence ATGGCTTCCGGAGTGGGAAATATTCGCAATAACAGGCTGGCGTATCTTTACACCATGCCGGCATTCATCGTCATGGGAATTGTTGTCATTTACCCGTTTTTGTACAACATTGTGTTGTCATTTTCCAATATGAATTTGACTCATTTCTACGATTGGCGACTCACAGGCCCGCAAAATTATGTCAAAGTTTTTCAGGAAAGAACTTTCTGGTATTTCTTTTTCAAAACAATACTCTGGACGGTGATCAATGTTTTTTTTCACGTGACCATCGGCGTTTTTCTGGCGTTGATTTTAAACAAAGACCTGAAGGCGAAGTCATTTTTTCGGACATTACTCATTTTGCCCTGGGCCGTCCCGCAATACATCACGGCTCTGACCTGGCGCGGCATGTTCAATTCCGAATATGGTGCCATCAGTCTCATCATTCACAAAATTTTCGGAGTGCAAATTCCGTGGCTCACCACGGAATGGGGCGCTTTCACTGCCTGCGTGGTCACCAATGTCTGGCTCGGCTTCCCGTTCATGATGGTTATCGCCCTCGGCGGCTTACAGAGCATTCCCGATGAATTGTACGAAGCTGCCGAGATCGACGGCGCTTCCTGGCGGCACAAATTAAAAAATATCACCATTCCCCTGCTGAAACCGGTAATGATTCCGGCGATCACATTGGGAATAATCTGGACGTTCAATAATTTTAACATCGTCTGGCTGGTTAGTAACGGCGGCGAGCCGGCAGACACCACGCATATTTTGGTGTCGTGGGTCTACAAATCAGGATTTCGCTATTTTCGCATGGGCTACGCTGCGGCGTTTTCCATGATCATTTTTCTGATTTTGCTCATCTTTAGCTGGAATTTTATTAAAAAAAGCAAAGCCACGGAAACGGTGTATTAA
- a CDS encoding ABC transporter permease subunit, whose amino-acid sequence MRKPRDLSLSGKIGAYGILSVFTIFAIYPILRVLTISLRPGDRLLSKSLAIIPPHATLQTYVKLFTQEPFLRWMFNSLIISAAVMLVGVGLAATAGYAFSRYRFRGKSVAMFALITTQMFPLTMLLLPLFIMLIKLKLYDSYVGLIIAYSATALPFTTWQMKGYYDTIPFSLEEAASIDGSSQVGTFWRIVLPLAAPALVITALFSFMTAWSEYLVAAVLIQDQNLFTLPLGLKTFQSAMETSWGLYSAGAIMVSLPVVILFLFLSRWLISGLTLGSVKG is encoded by the coding sequence ATGAGAAAACCAAGAGATTTATCACTATCAGGCAAAATTGGGGCGTACGGAATTTTGAGCGTTTTCACGATTTTTGCCATCTATCCCATTTTGCGAGTGCTCACGATTTCTCTCCGGCCCGGCGACAGATTGTTGAGCAAATCGTTGGCAATAATTCCGCCACACGCCACTTTGCAGACCTACGTCAAATTATTCACGCAAGAGCCGTTTCTGCGGTGGATGTTCAACAGCTTGATCATTTCCGCGGCGGTCATGCTCGTCGGCGTGGGTTTGGCAGCGACGGCAGGATACGCATTTTCGCGCTATCGTTTCCGCGGCAAAAGCGTCGCCATGTTCGCATTGATCACGACGCAAATGTTTCCGTTGACTATGCTGTTGCTGCCGCTGTTCATCATGTTGATTAAATTGAAACTTTACGATTCGTACGTCGGTTTAATCATCGCTTATTCGGCGACGGCGCTGCCGTTCACGACCTGGCAAATGAAAGGCTATTACGACACAATTCCGTTCAGCCTCGAAGAAGCGGCTTCCATCGACGGCAGCTCGCAAGTAGGGACATTTTGGCGGATTGTGCTGCCGTTAGCTGCGCCGGCGTTGGTCATTACCGCGCTTTTTTCGTTCATGACTGCCTGGTCCGAATATCTTGTGGCGGCGGTTTTGATTCAAGACCAGAATTTATTCACTTTACCCCTGGGACTAAAAACATTTCAGTCCGCCATGGAAACATCCTGGGGCCTCTACTCGGCGGGTGCGATTATGGTGAGTTTGCCTGTAGTGATTTTATTTTTATTTTTAAGCCGATGGCTAATTTCCGGCTTGACTCTGGGAAGCGTAAAAGGTTAG